The following DNA comes from Fervidibacillus albus.
ACCGCGAGCGAAGTTCTCGTCCCTTGTTTACAAAACAAGGACGGGAACTTTTTTTATGCTTTTTTTATGAGACAAGGAGGTAATGGAGTTGAAAGTGAAAATCCCTAGAGGAACACAAGATATATTACCAAAAGATGTAAAAACATGGCAAATGATTGAAGAACAAATTCGGCAATTAATGGAAACATTTCGTTATGAAGAAATTCGGACACCGATTTTCGAACATACGGAAGTATTTGCCCGAGGCGTTGGAGATACGACGGACATCGTACAAAAGGAAATGTACTCCTTCCAAGATCGGGGAGGTCGAGATCTTACCCTTCGTCCGGAAGGTACCGCCTCAGTCGTCCGTTCATTTGTAGAAAATAAATTGTTTTCCATTCCGAATCAGCCGACGAAATTATATTATATTGGACCGATGTTCCGATATGAACGACCCCAATCCGGCAGATACCGACAATTTGTCCAATTCGGTGTGGAAGTGCTCGGTAGTTCAGATCCGGCCATCGACGTGGAAGTTATTACATTGGCGATGAAAATTTACCAATCGATCGGTTTGAAAAATTTAAAACTCGTAATTAATAGTTTAGGTGATCAACGGAGCAGAACGGATCATAGACAAGCTTTAATCGAGCATTTTCGTCCACATATTCACGAATTTTGTACGGATTGTCAACATCGATTAGAAACGAATCCACTAAGAATTTTAGATTGTAAAGTGGATGCGAACCACCCTTTAATGGCATCGGCTCCGTCCATTTTAGATTATTTAACCGACGAATCGAAGGCGTATTTCGAAAAGGTATGTCGATACTTAGATCGTCTTCAAATCCCTTATACAGTCGATCCTACGTTAGTGAGGGGGCTCGATTATTATAATCATACGACCTTTGAAATCATGAGCTCCAATGAAGGATTCGGTGCAATTACATCCCTTTGTGGAGGTGGTCGGTACAATGGGTTAGTTGAACAATTTGGCGGACCGGAAACACCGGGAATCGGATTTGCCCTTAGTATCGAACGAATGATTGCCGCCCTCGAAGCGGAAGGGATTCAATTGAATGCCGAAGATAATTTAGATGTGTACTTGATCGCCCTTGGGGATGAGGCGAGGGAATTATCCGTTGTTTTACTAAACGAAATGCGGGAAGTTGGCCTTCGCGCAGATCGGGATTATTTAGATCGAAAGTTGAAGGGACAACTAAAAGCAGCGGATCGTCTTCAAGCGAAACAAGTTGTCATCATTGGGGAAGATGAAATTGCCCAAGGACAAGCCGTTGTGAAAAATATGGAAACGGGCGAACAAACGAATGTCGATCTTCAAAAACTTACTCACTATGTAAAAGAAAACGTTGGAATGTAGG
Coding sequences within:
- the hisS gene encoding histidine--tRNA ligase, whose product is MKVKIPRGTQDILPKDVKTWQMIEEQIRQLMETFRYEEIRTPIFEHTEVFARGVGDTTDIVQKEMYSFQDRGGRDLTLRPEGTASVVRSFVENKLFSIPNQPTKLYYIGPMFRYERPQSGRYRQFVQFGVEVLGSSDPAIDVEVITLAMKIYQSIGLKNLKLVINSLGDQRSRTDHRQALIEHFRPHIHEFCTDCQHRLETNPLRILDCKVDANHPLMASAPSILDYLTDESKAYFEKVCRYLDRLQIPYTVDPTLVRGLDYYNHTTFEIMSSNEGFGAITSLCGGGRYNGLVEQFGGPETPGIGFALSIERMIAALEAEGIQLNAEDNLDVYLIALGDEARELSVVLLNEMREVGLRADRDYLDRKLKGQLKAADRLQAKQVVIIGEDEIAQGQAVVKNMETGEQTNVDLQKLTHYVKENVGM